ATATCTATTCCTTGTCTGATGAGAAAAGGGCAAGATTGCGAAACATGAAGATCGGCTTTGTTTTTCAATTCTATCACTTATTGGGTGAATTTACTGTCTTAGAAAATGTCTTGTTGCCTCTTTTGATTTCGCAGAATTTTTATAAGGATAATAAGTTGTCTCTAGCATCAAAGAAGACTATACGCAGTCGCGCTCAAGATGCCTTAGCAATGTTAGGCCTAAAGGATCGTCTTGATTTTTCGCCGGCAAAACTCTCCGGAGGCGAGAAACAGCGCGTGGCTATTGCCCGGGCACTTATCAATGATCCGGATATTATCCTTTGCGATGAGCCCACGGGAAATCTTGATTCCCGCTGCGGTGAGGAGATTAGAGGTATATTGATGCATCTTAATAGAGAAAAAAAGCGCACCATAGTTGTCGTAACGCACCAGCAGGATTTATTTAGTGGTTGCGGCAGACTTATTAATATTCGCGATGGATTGATTAGTAAGGAATTAGTGCTACAGGAGGTTAAATGAGGACACAAGTAACTTGTCGTCCTCATCGAGGGAGGAATAATCTATGAAGGTATATTTAAACGGTAAGCTTGTTAATAAAGAAAAGGCAGTTGTTTCCTGCTTTGATCACGGTCTTCTTTATGGTGATGGTGCGTTTGAAGGCATTCGTTCCTACAAGGGGTTGATTTTTAAATTAGATGAGCATATTGATAGATTATTTGAGACAGCTCATACGCTTATATTATCTATGCCAGTTAGCAAGCAAGGTTTGAAGGGAGCGATTATTAAGACATTGCGCGCAAACAGATTAAAGGATGCCTATATCCGCGTTGTAGTAACTCGCGGCGTGGGTGATCTAGGGCTTGATCCACGCAAATGCAAGGGTAAAGAGGCACTTTTTATTATTACTGATAAGATAGCTCTCTATCCAAAACATATTTATGATAAGGGGATGGAGATTATTACTGTTCCTACGGTACGCAACCTGCCGGAGGCCTTGAATCCGCAATTAAAGTCATTAAACTATTTAAATAATATCTTGGCAAAGATTGAGGCGATAAATGCTGGTTTTCAGGAGGCAATAATGCTTGATAGTCTTGGTTATGTTGCTGAATGTACGGGAGATAATATTTTCATAGTGAAGAATAATGAACTTTTTACGCCACCGCAATGTATGGGAACCTTACGTGGTATCACACGCGATGCGGTTTTAGGTATTGCTAAAAGTTTAGGCATTCCAGCTCATGAGCATGTTATTACTCGGCATGAAGTTTATATCAGCGATGAATGTTTTTTAACTGGAACAGCTGCAGAGATTGTCCCTGTTGTTAAGGTAGACGGAAGAGTAATCGATAAGGGTAAGCCGGGTAAGATTACTAGATTAATAAGCCAGGAATTCAAAGAGCTCACAAAAACAGAGGGAGTGAGATATTGATAGATACAGATAATCGTAAGATATTCCTGTGACGGAGGCAAAAAATGCTTTGCGATATATGTGCTAAGAATGAAGCAACAGTACACCTAACAGAGATTGTCAATGAGCAGGTGAAAGAATTGCATCTTTGCGAAACCTGCGCTCAAACCAAAAGTATGCAGATGGAGCAGCAGTTTGGCCTCTCTGACCTTTTGGCAGGCCTAGCTGATTTTGACAAACCCTTACAGACACAAGATACATTTGGTGTTGAATGTCAGAATTGCCACCTTACTTATAAGGATTTTAAGAAAATCGGCAGACTTGGCTGCAGTGAATGTTATAGCCAGTTTAGAAGATATCTAGATTCCCTGCTGAAGCGGATACATGGTTCTAATAAACATATGGGTAAGGCGCCGCTAAAACTTGCTCAAGTCGCAAAGACAAAAAAGCGCACTCTTAATCTAGGAGAGCTAAAAGAAGGATTGCGCAAGTCCATAGCCTCAGAGGAATTTGAGGAGGCGGCTCGCCTGCGAGATGCCATCAGGCAGATTGAGGGAAAACAGACAGATCCTGATAAGAGGTGATTGATGAGTATGGTACTTAATGATTTATTAAAGCGCAGAAGTGAGTGGTTAAAAGGAGAAGGACCACTTTCAGATATTGTTATATCAAGCAGGATTCGTCTTGCTAGGAATATTGAAAAATGTCCTTTTCCTCATTGGGGCAGCAAGGAAAAGGAAGAGAATGTCCTTAATATGGTTTTGGAGGCTGTGAAAAAGATAAGCCAGTTCAAAAATGTATTGTCTTTTAGATTAGTCAATCTGGACAATGTTGATAAACAGTTCCTTATTGAAAGACATTTGATGAGTCATGAGTTGGCCTTAAGAAGTAATCATAAGGCGCTTATATTGACCGAAGATGAAGTTGTCTCTTTGATGGTTAACGAGGAGGATCATCTAAGGCTTCAGGTTATGAAGTCTGGTTTTAATCTGGATGGCGCCTGGAAGATTATCGATGAAATCGATACGGCTTTATCTGAAGAATTAAATTTCGCCTATTTAGCTGATTTAGGTTATCTGACAGCTTGCCCTACAAATACCGGAACAGGCATGCGTGGTTCTGTGATGTTGCATCTTCCGGCCTTAGTTATGACAAAGCAGATTAATCGTATATTAGCTGCTGTGGCAAAACTAAGTTTTAATGTGCGCGGTCTTTATGGTGAAGGCACTCAGGCAAGCGGGAATTTCTTTCAGGTTTCCAATCAGGTTTCCTTGGGGCTCTCTGAAGGGGATATTATCAGTAATATTAAAAGCGTTATCCGTCAGATTGCTGATCAGGAACAGGCAGCGCGTCAAAAGCTCTTAACACAGCATCTTTCCACGCTCCAGGATAGAGTTTTTCGTGCATTCGGGATTTTAGAGAATGCCCATATAATTTCCAGTAATGAGACAATTGAGCTCTTATCAATGGTAAGACTTGGACTTGATTTAAAATTGTTAAGAGATATTGATAAGAAATTGCTTAATGAGCTATTGATACTTACTCAGCCTGCTCATCTACAGAAGATAAGCGGCAAGAAATTAACCCCAACAGAAAGGGATTCAAAACGCGCCTCTTTGATAAGAGAGAGGTTGATACATAACTAAACTGTTTTTTATGAAATTTAATTTTGGAGGCCAAGATGTTTAATCGTTTTACAGAACGTGCAAGAAAAGTCATTATTTTATCCAAAGAAGAAGCGAGGCGTTTTAACCATGATTATATTGGGACTGAACATCTTCTTCTTGGTCTTATCCGGGAAGGCGAAGGAGTTGCTGCCGCTGTATTGCAGAAGTTGGGTTTGAGCCTTGAGACTATCCGAATTGAAGTAGAGAAGTTGGTTCAACCTGGTCCTACGACCCAAATTTTAGGAGATATTCCTTTTACGCCTCGGGCAAAGAAGTCTTTGGAACTAGCAGCAGAAGAGGCACGTTCCCTTGGCCATAATTATATTGGCACGGAACATATACTTTTAGGCCTGATCCGTGAGGGAGAAGGCGTAGCAAGTCAGGTATTGATAAATTTAGGACCTGATTTAAATCGGGTAAGGAATGAGGTTATGGATATTCTAGGTTCTTCTGTGCCTGGGTTTCAGCAGCAGCAGACTAAAGGTAAAACTCCTGCATTGGATGCCTTTGGTAGAGACTTGGCCCATCTTGCGCGAGAGAATAAACTTGATCCGGTAATTAACAGAAAGAATGAAACTGAACGCGTGATACAGATTCTAAGTAGACGCACTAAAAATAATCCTGTGTTATTAGGCGAGGCTGGTGTGGGTAAAACTGCAATTGTAGAAGGTCTTGCGCAGCTGATTGTTGCTGGCAATGTCCCAGAGATATTGAGGAATAAACGCATAGTCATTCTCGATTTAGCCCTGATGGTTGCTGGCACTAAATACCGCGGTCAATTTGAAGAGCGAATTAAGGCAGTAATGGATGAGATTAAGCGCTCTAAAGATGTGATAATATTTATCGATGAGTTGCATACGTTGGTAGGCGCAGGTGCAGCTGAAGGGGCTATTGATGCCTCTAATATATTAAAGCCTGCACTTTCTCGGGGTGAGATCCAGTGTATCGGCGCAACAACAATGGATGAATACAGAAAACATATTGAGAAAGATGCAGCCCTAGAGCGCAGATTTCAGACGATTATCGTTGATCCGCCCAATGTTGAAGAGACTATAGAGATTTTAAAAGGATTGAGAGATAGATATGAAGCGCATCACAGAGTAAAATTTAAAGATGAGGCCATAGTAGCAGCTGCCAAGCTTTCGGATAGATACGTTAGCGGAAGATTCTTGCCAGATAAGGCAATTGATTTAATTGATGAGTCAGGATCGCGCAGTCGTTTAGCGGTTATGACCTTGCCTCCAGAAGTAAAAGAACTAGAGGCTAAAATCGAAGAATTAAAAAAAGAGAAAGAGGCCTTAATAAAAAGCCAGGATTTTGAGAAGGCTGCCAAATTACGTGACCAAGAAAGAGAGG
This window of the Candidatus Omnitrophota bacterium genome carries:
- a CDS encoding ABC transporter ATP-binding protein, which translates into the protein MRREDSLISASAIIKTYKEGTKLFPVLRGIDIDIGASEFVVIAGPSGAGKSTLLHILGGLDCPTSGRVVLGGEDIYSLSDEKRARLRNMKIGFVFQFYHLLGEFTVLENVLLPLLISQNFYKDNKLSLASKKTIRSRAQDALAMLGLKDRLDFSPAKLSGGEKQRVAIARALINDPDIILCDEPTGNLDSRCGEEIRGILMHLNREKKRTIVVVTHQQDLFSGCGRLINIRDGLISKELVLQEVK
- a CDS encoding ATP-dependent Clp protease ATP-binding subunit, which translates into the protein MFNRFTERARKVIILSKEEARRFNHDYIGTEHLLLGLIREGEGVAAAVLQKLGLSLETIRIEVEKLVQPGPTTQILGDIPFTPRAKKSLELAAEEARSLGHNYIGTEHILLGLIREGEGVASQVLINLGPDLNRVRNEVMDILGSSVPGFQQQQTKGKTPALDAFGRDLAHLARENKLDPVINRKNETERVIQILSRRTKNNPVLLGEAGVGKTAIVEGLAQLIVAGNVPEILRNKRIVILDLALMVAGTKYRGQFEERIKAVMDEIKRSKDVIIFIDELHTLVGAGAAEGAIDASNILKPALSRGEIQCIGATTMDEYRKHIEKDAALERRFQTIIVDPPNVEETIEILKGLRDRYEAHHRVKFKDEAIVAAAKLSDRYVSGRFLPDKAIDLIDESGSRSRLAVMTLPPEVKELEAKIEELKKEKEALIKSQDFEKAAKLRDQEREARKKLEDLNKQWSLKRDQLRPEVGEEEIAKIVSQITGIPVIRLEEKESEKLMKIAEKIRSRVIGQEEAIDVIARSVRRSRAGIKDFRRPIGSFMFLGPTGVGKTLLARVLTEFMFGDEDALIQLDMSEYMEKFNVSRLVGAPPGYVGYEEGGQLTEKVRRRPYAVILLDEIEKAHPDVFNILLQVLEDGRLTDSFGRKVSFRNTILIMTSNVGADILRRQGSIGFRSQKAQASYDDMKQKLLDEVKKTFKPEFLNRLDDIIVFKQLEKEGLLKIVDIEVNEVASRLKEQNVEISLDNKAKELLVEKGFDPVYGARPLKRTIQRYLEDPLAEEIISGKFKDGAKLKVTREKDKLIFK
- a CDS encoding UvrB/UvrC motif-containing protein, which gives rise to MLCDICAKNEATVHLTEIVNEQVKELHLCETCAQTKSMQMEQQFGLSDLLAGLADFDKPLQTQDTFGVECQNCHLTYKDFKKIGRLGCSECYSQFRRYLDSLLKRIHGSNKHMGKAPLKLAQVAKTKKRTLNLGELKEGLRKSIASEEFEEAARLRDAIRQIEGKQTDPDKR
- a CDS encoding protein arginine kinase, whose translation is MSMVLNDLLKRRSEWLKGEGPLSDIVISSRIRLARNIEKCPFPHWGSKEKEENVLNMVLEAVKKISQFKNVLSFRLVNLDNVDKQFLIERHLMSHELALRSNHKALILTEDEVVSLMVNEEDHLRLQVMKSGFNLDGAWKIIDEIDTALSEELNFAYLADLGYLTACPTNTGTGMRGSVMLHLPALVMTKQINRILAAVAKLSFNVRGLYGEGTQASGNFFQVSNQVSLGLSEGDIISNIKSVIRQIADQEQAARQKLLTQHLSTLQDRVFRAFGILENAHIISSNETIELLSMVRLGLDLKLLRDIDKKLLNELLILTQPAHLQKISGKKLTPTERDSKRASLIRERLIHN
- the ilvE gene encoding branched-chain-amino-acid transaminase — translated: MKVYLNGKLVNKEKAVVSCFDHGLLYGDGAFEGIRSYKGLIFKLDEHIDRLFETAHTLILSMPVSKQGLKGAIIKTLRANRLKDAYIRVVVTRGVGDLGLDPRKCKGKEALFIITDKIALYPKHIYDKGMEIITVPTVRNLPEALNPQLKSLNYLNNILAKIEAINAGFQEAIMLDSLGYVAECTGDNIFIVKNNELFTPPQCMGTLRGITRDAVLGIAKSLGIPAHEHVITRHEVYISDECFLTGTAAEIVPVVKVDGRVIDKGKPGKITRLISQEFKELTKTEGVRY